The following proteins come from a genomic window of Mucinivorans hirudinis:
- a CDS encoding Phosphate regulon transcriptional regulatory protein PhoB (SphR) translates to MKILVVDDEADLREILQFNLESEGYTVDVASSAEEALGVLEPDHSLIILDVMMGEMSGYKMAERLRKELFNNVPIIFLTAKTQENDLLTGFSVGGDDYITKPFSIKELLVRTKALLKRASMAEENGQQRDTVQIGELTINVITKEVTFGGNTMLLTKKEYEILLLLARANGRFLSREVILDKVWGDTFVAERTVDVHITNLRKKLADTKLTVISRTNYGYSLEEK, encoded by the coding sequence ATGAAAATTCTTGTTGTAGACGACGAGGCTGATTTGCGGGAGATACTGCAATTCAACCTTGAAAGCGAAGGATACACTGTCGATGTAGCCTCCTCGGCAGAGGAGGCTCTTGGTGTGCTTGAGCCCGACCACTCGCTTATAATCCTAGACGTGATGATGGGTGAGATGAGCGGCTACAAGATGGCTGAGAGGCTGCGTAAGGAACTCTTCAACAACGTACCGATTATCTTTCTAACTGCCAAAACACAGGAGAACGACCTGCTCACCGGCTTTTCCGTAGGAGGTGATGACTATATCACCAAGCCTTTTTCAATTAAAGAGCTGTTGGTTCGGACAAAGGCTTTGCTCAAACGTGCCTCTATGGCAGAAGAGAACGGGCAACAGCGTGATACTGTACAAATTGGTGAACTCACCATAAACGTCATCACCAAGGAGGTTACATTCGGTGGCAATACAATGCTTCTCACCAAAAAAGAGTATGAAATATTGCTGTTACTTGCCAGAGCCAACGGGCGCTTCCTCTCTCGCGAGGTGATTCTGGACAAGGTCTGGGGAGATACTTTCGTTGCCGAACGGACGGTGGATGTCCACATCACCAACCTGCGTAAGAAACTTGCAGATACCAAACTTACCGTAATCTCGCGCACAAATTATGGCTATTCGTTGGAAGAGAAATAG
- a CDS encoding Phosphate regulon sensor protein PhoR (SphS) yields MFGTGVFVFQQYREANYRKQALENILKSYAGIIQRGGVTDALPSNLRVTIVKGDGQVIFDNEVEDLNSMDNHLQRPEIESALSKGEGVTIRHSQSKKQDFFYYAVRYGDNYLRVALPFDLELKSQLSNDNVFLLFFLLFFVAALIFVLVISDRFGNNISQLHRFATATDKGENIELNFIDNELGDISRQIAHNYNLLIESEARLAQEHQKLLESTETSRRMKHEMTGNIAHELKTPVAAVRGYIETLLSQKVPLERQQQFLLRCHDQIIRLSHLIDDISLITKIEEAPTLFAKESVNLLDTLNEVLYDLQEEITSAGDSVEDNLPDTLFVNGSRTLIYSIFRNLVENTLKYAGRGVTISVDLLAGSEEYYTISYRDNGAGISSEHFPRLFERFYRVDYGRSREGGGSGLGLSIVRNAVAIHRGEISVSTPPQGGVEFIFTLAVK; encoded by the coding sequence GTGTTCGGAACGGGGGTGTTTGTTTTTCAGCAATACAGAGAGGCGAATTATCGCAAGCAGGCATTAGAGAATATTTTGAAATCCTATGCCGGCATAATCCAAAGGGGAGGTGTTACGGATGCTCTGCCCTCGAACCTTCGGGTGACGATTGTCAAAGGCGACGGGCAGGTCATCTTCGACAATGAGGTGGAGGATTTGAACTCGATGGACAACCACCTGCAAAGACCCGAGATAGAGAGTGCATTATCCAAGGGAGAGGGTGTGACAATAAGGCATTCGCAAAGCAAGAAGCAGGATTTTTTCTACTATGCCGTCCGATATGGCGACAACTATTTGCGAGTTGCGTTGCCCTTTGACCTCGAGCTTAAGTCGCAGTTGAGCAACGACAACGTTTTCTTGCTCTTCTTCCTACTATTTTTTGTGGCGGCTCTAATATTTGTTTTGGTCATATCCGACCGTTTTGGCAATAATATAAGCCAGTTACACCGCTTTGCCACAGCCACCGACAAGGGTGAAAACATCGAATTAAACTTTATCGACAACGAACTCGGCGACATCAGCCGCCAAATTGCCCACAATTATAACCTTCTCATTGAGAGCGAAGCACGCTTAGCACAGGAGCACCAAAAGCTCTTAGAGAGCACCGAGACAAGTCGGCGAATGAAACACGAAATGACGGGCAACATAGCGCACGAGCTCAAAACCCCCGTTGCAGCCGTTCGCGGCTATATCGAAACCCTGCTTTCGCAAAAAGTCCCCTTAGAACGACAACAACAATTTCTGCTCCGATGCCACGACCAAATCATCCGCCTCTCCCATCTAATTGATGATATATCACTCATAACCAAGATAGAGGAGGCTCCAACACTGTTTGCCAAGGAGAGTGTAAACCTGCTTGACACTTTGAATGAGGTGCTATACGACCTTCAGGAAGAGATAACGAGTGCCGGGGACAGTGTCGAAGACAACCTACCCGATACACTCTTTGTGAATGGCAGTCGCACATTGATTTACTCCATATTTCGCAACTTAGTCGAAAATACGCTCAAATATGCGGGGCGGGGCGTGACAATATCCGTAGACCTGCTCGCCGGAAGCGAAGAGTACTACACCATATCATATCGCGACAATGGGGCAGGCATATCCTCCGAACACTTTCCTCGCCTCTTCGAGAGATTCTATCGTGTCGATTACGGGCGCTCGCGCGAGGGCGGTGGCTCGGGTTTGGGACTCTCCATCGTGCGCAATGCAGTTGCCATCCATCGTGGCGAAATATCTGTATCCACTCCCCCACAGGGCGGTGTAGAATTTATCTTTACACTAGCAGTGAAATAG
- a CDS encoding Heat shock protein GrpE, with the protein MKRFIKKMKDTEKQVVDNDAPETINVEEVAQTDEMTDAEHSTSDNEAAIWQDKYIRLSAEFDNYRKRTLREKMELAASGGADVLKAILGTCDDFERALSAMEDSSEKEGITLVYQKFRDTLKTKGVTEIECLGKPFDVDFAEAIAKIPATTPEQVGNVIDVVQKGYMLRDKVLRFAKVVVAE; encoded by the coding sequence GTGAAAAGATTTATTAAAAAAATGAAAGATACTGAAAAACAAGTCGTTGATAATGACGCTCCAGAGACAATTAATGTAGAAGAAGTTGCGCAGACTGACGAAATGACAGATGCAGAGCACTCCACAAGTGACAATGAGGCAGCCATATGGCAGGATAAATATATCCGTTTGTCGGCTGAGTTCGACAACTATCGAAAGCGGACTCTCAGGGAGAAGATGGAACTCGCCGCAAGTGGCGGAGCAGATGTGTTGAAGGCTATTTTGGGCACGTGCGACGATTTCGAGAGGGCACTGTCGGCGATGGAAGATTCATCTGAAAAAGAAGGAATTACATTGGTTTATCAGAAATTCCGAGATACGCTCAAAACAAAAGGGGTTACCGAAATTGAATGTCTTGGAAAGCCCTTTGATGTAGATTTTGCGGAGGCTATAGCCAAGATTCCCGCAACGACACCCGAGCAAGTTGGCAATGTAATTGACGTTGTGCAGAAGGGCTATATGCTCAGAGATAAGGTTTTGCGATTTGCCAAAGTTGTGGTTGCCGAATAA
- a CDS encoding Chaperone protein DnaJ, whose translation MKRDYYEVLGIEKSATQDDIKKAYRKAAIQFHPDKNPGDKDAEEKFKEAAEAYDVLSNAEKKARYDQFGHAANAQSASGGGGYGGGYGGFEGFGGGFTMDDIFDRFGDIFGGHFGGGGGSRARRQRVNRGSDLRVKVRLTLAEVVNGATKKLKINKMNACDACGGSGAFDKDSYTTCSTCHGAGYVTQVVNTMFGQAQTQSVCPTCEGVGKIITKKCEKCSGSGVTKGEEVVEVRIPAGVAQGMQLSVAGKGNAAYHGGVNGDLLVLIEEEPHKELEREGNDLIYNLKLNIADAVMGASVEVPTVDGRAKIKIDPGTQAGRVLRLRGKGVPDVNGYGTGDILVVADVFIPTHVSPAEKDALKKLQTSENFKPKPTKERNLFERMKSYFIS comes from the coding sequence ATGAAAAGAGACTATTACGAAGTGCTCGGCATAGAAAAGAGTGCCACACAAGACGATATAAAAAAGGCTTACCGCAAAGCGGCTATACAGTTCCACCCCGACAAAAATCCCGGTGACAAAGATGCTGAGGAGAAGTTCAAGGAGGCAGCAGAGGCGTACGATGTGTTGAGCAATGCCGAGAAAAAGGCGCGCTACGACCAATTCGGACACGCGGCTAATGCACAAAGTGCCTCGGGTGGTGGTGGGTATGGAGGCGGCTACGGAGGCTTCGAAGGCTTTGGAGGCGGCTTCACTATGGACGATATTTTCGACCGCTTTGGCGATATTTTCGGAGGACATTTTGGCGGTGGCGGTGGTTCTCGTGCGCGTCGCCAGCGGGTCAATCGCGGTTCAGATTTACGGGTGAAGGTGCGTTTGACACTTGCCGAGGTGGTGAACGGAGCTACCAAGAAACTCAAAATTAACAAGATGAATGCCTGTGATGCTTGTGGCGGAAGCGGGGCTTTCGATAAGGATTCTTACACAACCTGCTCAACTTGCCACGGCGCGGGATACGTTACTCAAGTTGTCAATACAATGTTTGGTCAGGCGCAAACTCAGTCTGTCTGTCCAACGTGCGAGGGTGTGGGCAAGATTATCACCAAAAAGTGTGAGAAGTGCTCAGGTAGCGGAGTGACCAAGGGTGAGGAGGTTGTCGAGGTGCGCATTCCGGCGGGCGTTGCTCAGGGGATGCAGTTGTCGGTTGCCGGCAAAGGCAATGCGGCGTATCACGGCGGAGTGAATGGCGACTTGTTAGTACTGATTGAGGAAGAGCCCCACAAAGAACTTGAACGCGAGGGTAATGATTTGATATATAATCTAAAGCTCAACATTGCTGATGCAGTAATGGGCGCTTCGGTGGAAGTGCCGACGGTGGACGGACGTGCGAAAATCAAGATAGACCCGGGTACACAGGCGGGTCGAGTATTGAGGCTCAGGGGCAAGGGTGTGCCCGATGTGAATGGTTACGGCACAGGTGATATATTGGTGGTAGCGGATGTTTTTATCCCTACACACGTTTCGCCGGCAGAGAAGGATGCTCTCAAAAAACTGCAAACTTCGGAGAACTTTAAGCCCAAACCCACCAAAGAGCGCAATCTGTTTGAGCGGATGAAGAGCTATTTTATTTCTTAA
- a CDS encoding Erythronate-4-phosphate dehydrogenase, with protein sequence MQIAIDPYIPFVRGLFEKYGAKVVYGDNINGCDAVIIRTRTRCDSAFLKNHSPKIIATATIGYDHIDVEYCHRHGIELVTAAGCNARAVAQWVFAALIALNVDNPPEHTLGIVGVGNVGSVVARIARSVGFRTLLCDPPRAAHENGFVTLDFLLENSTIVTLHTPLNTTTRGMADEIFFKKISREAIFLNSSRGEVVNERALLDSGLKKIALDVWCNEPKIDRELLERVNIATPHIAGYSQQGKAMGSAIVVRAVAASLGIDELLNWYPPEVEPTMINESLTWQQMRQTMCANYSILADDCALRKAPLQFENLRSNYHYRKEFF encoded by the coding sequence ATGCAAATAGCAATTGACCCATATATACCATTTGTTCGCGGCTTATTCGAGAAGTATGGTGCAAAGGTGGTCTATGGCGACAACATCAACGGGTGCGATGCGGTGATTATCCGCACTCGTACCCGTTGCGATTCAGCTTTTCTGAAAAATCATTCACCAAAGATAATTGCGACAGCAACAATTGGTTACGACCATATTGACGTTGAGTATTGTCATCGGCACGGAATCGAATTGGTAACGGCAGCAGGATGTAATGCTCGCGCGGTGGCGCAGTGGGTTTTTGCTGCTTTGATAGCCTTAAATGTGGATAATCCACCGGAACATACCCTTGGCATTGTCGGAGTTGGTAACGTGGGTTCGGTGGTGGCCAGGATTGCCAGGAGTGTGGGTTTTCGTACTCTGCTTTGCGACCCACCGCGTGCTGCACACGAAAACGGCTTCGTTACGCTTGATTTTCTATTAGAAAATTCGACAATCGTAACCCTCCACACCCCATTGAATACGACAACGCGTGGAATGGCAGATGAGATTTTCTTCAAAAAAATTTCGCGCGAAGCGATTTTTCTCAACTCCTCACGCGGAGAGGTTGTAAATGAACGAGCGTTATTGGATTCGGGGCTCAAAAAAATCGCACTTGATGTTTGGTGCAATGAGCCCAAGATTGATAGAGAGTTATTGGAACGTGTAAATATAGCTACGCCCCACATTGCCGGATACTCCCAGCAAGGCAAGGCTATGGGTTCGGCTATTGTAGTGCGGGCTGTGGCGGCGAGTTTGGGGATTGATGAGCTGCTAAATTGGTATCCTCCTGAGGTAGAGCCCACAATGATCAATGAAAGTCTGACTTGGCAGCAGATGCGGCAGACTATGTGCGCCAATTACTCCATTCTTGCCGATGATTGTGCCCTCAGAAAAGCCCCCCTTCAATTCGAGAATCTGCGTAGTAATTATCACTATAGGAAGGAATTTTTTTAG
- a CDS encoding NAD-reducing hydrogenase subunit HoxF: MQKITDRNQLFTLQEEYAKKLQERLNPQSARKDILVCGGTGCKASQSSLIIENLQQAVQLFGIGEQVSVVQTGCFGFCEKGPIVKIMPDLTFYTEVKPEDAEEIVREHIVAGRKVERLLYTDPVSGIHIEDSAHMSFYKKQLRVALRNCGLIDPENIEEYLAERGYEALSNTLLESPEVVIDKIKRSGLRGRGGGGFPTGVKWEIASKVAGEPKYVVCNADEGDPGAFMDRSIMEGDPHSVIEAMAVCGYAIGANHGLVYIRAEYPLAVHRLQTAIRQAREVGLLGKDILGSGFDFDIEIRYGAGAFVCGEETALIHSMEGERGEPTLKPPFPAQSGYKGKPTNVNNVETLANVPAILLKGAEWFASIGTESSKGTKVFALAGKINNVGLIEVPMGTTLREVIFEIGGGIKNGKKFKAVQTGGPSGGCLTEKHLDMLIDYDNLIAAGSMMGSGGMIVLDQDDCMVSVAKFYLEFTLDESCGKCAPCRIGNRRLFELLERATKGKAEEEDIDNLINMSNVIKDTALCGLGQTSPNPVLSTMDNFMEEYRAHIIDKRCPAGRCKDLTIYNIDARACVGCTVCARNCPVNAISGERKQPHAIDQSVCIRCGACLAKCKFNAIFTS; this comes from the coding sequence ATGCAAAAAATCACCGACCGCAATCAACTCTTTACCCTACAAGAGGAGTATGCAAAGAAACTTCAAGAGAGGCTCAATCCGCAATCTGCTCGCAAAGATATTCTTGTCTGCGGCGGAACGGGATGCAAGGCTTCTCAGAGCAGTCTGATAATTGAAAATCTGCAACAAGCTGTGCAACTTTTTGGTATTGGTGAGCAGGTGAGTGTGGTGCAGACGGGCTGTTTCGGTTTTTGCGAAAAGGGCCCGATCGTTAAAATTATGCCCGACTTGACCTTCTACACCGAAGTTAAACCCGAGGATGCCGAAGAGATTGTACGCGAACATATTGTGGCGGGCAGAAAGGTCGAACGACTACTCTATACCGACCCCGTGAGTGGCATCCATATCGAGGATTCGGCACATATGAGCTTCTATAAGAAGCAGTTGCGTGTGGCTTTAAGAAATTGCGGTTTGATAGACCCCGAGAATATTGAGGAGTACTTAGCAGAGCGTGGTTATGAGGCACTTAGCAACACACTACTAGAATCTCCCGAGGTGGTTATCGACAAAATAAAGAGGTCGGGATTGCGCGGACGCGGTGGTGGCGGCTTTCCTACGGGGGTGAAGTGGGAGATAGCATCAAAGGTTGCGGGAGAGCCCAAGTATGTGGTTTGCAATGCTGACGAGGGTGACCCGGGGGCTTTTATGGATAGAAGTATTATGGAGGGAGACCCCCATTCGGTGATTGAGGCAATGGCTGTGTGCGGGTATGCGATAGGGGCGAATCACGGCTTGGTCTACATTAGGGCGGAGTACCCCTTGGCGGTGCACCGTCTACAAACTGCTATACGTCAGGCGCGCGAGGTGGGGCTGTTGGGTAAAGATATTCTCGGTAGCGGCTTTGATTTCGATATAGAGATACGTTACGGAGCGGGTGCGTTTGTCTGTGGCGAGGAGACGGCTTTGATTCACTCGATGGAGGGTGAGCGGGGTGAACCGACACTTAAACCGCCCTTTCCGGCTCAGAGCGGCTACAAGGGAAAGCCTACAAATGTCAATAATGTGGAGACTCTGGCAAATGTGCCCGCAATATTGCTAAAGGGCGCTGAGTGGTTTGCATCAATCGGCACGGAGAGTTCCAAGGGGACAAAGGTTTTCGCGCTGGCTGGTAAGATTAACAACGTGGGGCTAATCGAAGTGCCTATGGGCACAACCCTGCGTGAGGTCATATTCGAGATTGGCGGTGGTATTAAGAATGGCAAGAAGTTCAAGGCTGTGCAGACCGGTGGCCCTTCAGGTGGATGCCTCACTGAAAAGCATTTAGATATGCTCATCGACTACGACAACCTGATTGCTGCCGGCTCGATGATGGGTTCGGGCGGTATGATTGTTCTTGACCAGGACGACTGTATGGTCTCCGTAGCGAAATTTTACTTGGAGTTTACCCTTGATGAATCGTGTGGCAAGTGTGCGCCTTGCCGCATCGGCAATCGTCGCCTCTTCGAGCTTTTGGAACGTGCCACAAAGGGCAAAGCTGAAGAGGAGGATATTGATAATCTAATCAATATGAGCAATGTTATCAAAGATACGGCGCTGTGTGGCTTGGGTCAGACCTCACCCAATCCCGTCCTCTCGACAATGGATAACTTTATGGAAGAGTACCGTGCCCATATCATTGACAAGCGCTGTCCTGCAGGACGTTGCAAGGATCTGACAATCTATAATATTGATGCTAGGGCTTGCGTCGGTTGCACTGTTTGTGCACGCAACTGCCCCGTGAATGCAATTTCAGGCGAGCGCAAACAACCCCACGCAATAGACCAAAGTGTCTGCATCCGTTGCGGTGCGTGCTTGGCGAAGTGTAAGTTTAATGCTATATTCACCTCGTAA
- a CDS encoding Argininosuccinate synthase, whose product MKKVVLAFSGGLDTSYCAIYLSKEMGMEVHAALANTGGFSDEELAKIEKRALALGVKSYVCLDVAQQYYDENIKYMIFGNVLKNSTYPISVSSERIVQATAIADYVNKIGADYVCHGSTGAGNDQVRFDMVFNILCPQAEVVALIREKRLSRQEEIDYLRTNGVDFDFKKAEYSINQGLWGTSVGGRETLTSCETLPEEAYTCQLKETDKKCVTLTFEKGELVKIDGVEYGRIEAIRKLQDIAAPYAVGRDMHVGDTIIGIKGRVGFEAAAPMIIIKAHHTLEKHTLTKWQLFWKDQISAFYGNHLHEGQYYDPVMRDMEAMLEKSQRNVSGDVYVDLHPYRFVVVGISSEHDLMSSKFGAYGETMSDWSGDDVRGFGKIFGNQVAIYRKINGDLK is encoded by the coding sequence ATGAAAAAAGTAGTATTAGCATTTAGCGGAGGTCTTGACACCTCATATTGTGCGATTTACCTATCCAAGGAGATGGGTATGGAGGTGCACGCGGCACTGGCAAACACCGGCGGATTTTCCGATGAGGAACTTGCAAAGATAGAAAAGCGCGCTCTTGCACTTGGAGTTAAGAGCTATGTATGTTTAGATGTTGCCCAGCAATATTATGACGAAAACATAAAATATATGATTTTCGGCAACGTGCTTAAAAACAGTACATATCCGATTTCGGTATCCTCCGAACGAATTGTGCAGGCAACGGCTATTGCAGACTATGTAAACAAAATTGGTGCGGACTATGTTTGCCACGGCTCAACGGGTGCAGGCAATGATCAGGTTCGTTTTGATATGGTTTTCAACATATTATGCCCACAGGCGGAGGTCGTTGCACTGATTCGTGAAAAACGTCTTTCGCGCCAAGAGGAGATTGATTACCTTCGCACGAATGGCGTGGATTTCGACTTCAAAAAAGCTGAATACTCTATCAATCAAGGTCTTTGGGGAACATCTGTGGGCGGACGCGAGACACTGACCTCCTGTGAAACATTACCAGAAGAGGCGTACACCTGTCAGCTGAAAGAGACTGACAAAAAGTGTGTTACGCTAACTTTTGAGAAGGGAGAGTTGGTGAAAATAGATGGTGTCGAATATGGGAGGATTGAGGCTATTCGCAAACTGCAAGACATTGCGGCGCCATATGCCGTTGGGCGCGATATGCACGTTGGCGACACGATTATCGGCATAAAGGGGCGCGTAGGGTTCGAAGCGGCTGCGCCAATGATTATCATAAAGGCTCATCATACTCTTGAAAAACACACACTTACAAAATGGCAACTCTTCTGGAAAGACCAAATTTCGGCATTCTACGGCAACCATCTCCACGAGGGACAGTACTACGACCCGGTAATGCGCGATATGGAGGCTATGTTGGAGAAGTCGCAACGCAATGTTAGCGGCGATGTCTATGTCGATTTACATCCTTATCGTTTTGTGGTAGTGGGCATTAGCTCCGAACACGACTTGATGAGCAGCAAATTTGGAGCCTACGGCGAAACGATGAGCGATTGGAGTGGCGATGATGTACGCGGATTTGGTAAAATCTTTGGTAATCAGGTTGCTATATATCGCAAAATTAATGGAGATTTGAAGTAG
- a CDS encoding ZIP family Metal transporter — translation MIYAIIAGCCVILTSVFGSVLGLIFRKITHRINDMFLGFAAGVMMAAAFLGLLPTAFSQSEFSAISVAVFGIIAGAVFISLLDRFIPHIHIDGGQMREESSPNPRANRTLLLVIAIAIHNIPEGLATGIVFGKGVSGNALMVAASMMIQKIPEGLIVMIPLLRMGMSKTRALLFSFGVALMMLPGVVIGAILGSLPVMLEILFYGFTFGAIIYVVSDEIIPESHEHGYQRYATFALIVGIITVAMLQYI, via the coding sequence ATGATATATGCCATAATTGCCGGGTGCTGCGTCATTTTGACAAGCGTTTTCGGCTCGGTGCTGGGTCTGATTTTTAGAAAAATCACCCACCGCATCAACGATATGTTCTTAGGTTTTGCCGCCGGAGTTATGATGGCGGCAGCTTTTTTAGGATTACTGCCCACAGCCTTTTCTCAAAGTGAATTTTCGGCAATATCCGTCGCGGTGTTTGGGATAATTGCCGGGGCGGTATTTATCAGTTTGCTAGATAGATTCATACCCCATATTCACATTGACGGAGGGCAGATGCGAGAAGAGAGTAGTCCAAACCCCAGGGCAAACCGTACTCTGCTTTTGGTAATTGCTATCGCCATCCACAACATTCCCGAGGGGTTGGCAACCGGCATAGTCTTCGGTAAGGGCGTAAGCGGTAATGCCTTGATGGTTGCCGCCTCAATGATGATTCAGAAAATTCCTGAGGGTTTGATTGTGATGATTCCGCTCCTGAGAATGGGGATGTCCAAAACGCGAGCTCTACTCTTCAGTTTCGGTGTTGCACTTATGATGTTGCCGGGTGTGGTGATAGGTGCAATTCTCGGCAGCCTACCCGTTATGCTCGAAATACTTTTCTATGGCTTTACCTTTGGGGCGATAATCTATGTGGTCAGTGACGAAATTATTCCCGAATCGCACGAACACGGATACCAGCGATATGCAACATTCGCACTCATAGTAGGCATTATAACCGTTGCAATGCTGCAATACATTTGA
- a CDS encoding Mannosyltransferase, whose translation MKIGYDAKRLYCNFTGLGNYSRTLVGNIIKLFPQDELYLYTPKRKIPDIKGAITRMPHSKHPFWRSLGVIKDLKRDGVEIFHGLSHDLPFGIHRSGIKSVVTIHDVCYRTFPEMFPLVERIIYGIKYRHSCRRADKIIAISESTKRDIIRYFGTSADRIEVVYQSINPIYYEQQENPREKLKNYNLPEKYILYVGSLNSRKNLLGLLEAYVMLPKEHRLPMVVVGNGSSYKDKVLKFIDDNLISDQIIMLDSVRDTQTLQAFYQCAELFVYPSFYEGFGLPVTEALLSGTPVITSNVSSLPEAGGDGALYIDPAEPREISAAISRVLSDDELRKSMVARGLEYARATFSPDKLTREVRIIYEKLGKQ comes from the coding sequence ATGAAAATAGGTTACGATGCGAAGAGGCTATATTGCAACTTCACGGGACTGGGCAACTACTCCCGCACGTTGGTGGGAAATATTATTAAATTATTTCCGCAGGATGAACTATATCTATATACTCCAAAGAGGAAAATACCTGATATTAAGGGAGCTATAACTCGGATGCCGCACTCTAAGCACCCGTTTTGGAGAAGCCTCGGTGTCATAAAAGATTTGAAGCGAGACGGAGTAGAGATTTTTCACGGTTTGAGCCACGACCTACCTTTTGGGATTCACCGTAGCGGCATAAAGAGTGTGGTTACCATTCACGATGTGTGTTATCGTACTTTCCCCGAGATGTTTCCACTTGTAGAGCGAATTATTTATGGCATAAAATATCGCCACTCGTGCCGCCGGGCAGACAAGATTATCGCCATAAGTGAGAGTACAAAGCGCGATATTATTCGTTATTTCGGCACGTCAGCAGACAGAATAGAGGTCGTTTACCAATCTATTAACCCTATTTATTACGAACAGCAAGAAAACCCCCGCGAAAAACTTAAAAACTATAATCTGCCCGAGAAATATATCTTGTACGTAGGCTCTCTTAACTCTCGAAAAAATCTTTTGGGGCTTTTGGAGGCTTACGTGATGTTGCCCAAGGAGCATCGTTTACCGATGGTTGTCGTTGGTAATGGCTCTTCTTACAAGGATAAGGTATTGAAATTTATAGACGACAACCTGATTTCTGACCAAATTATAATGTTAGACTCTGTGCGCGATACGCAAACATTGCAGGCTTTTTATCAGTGTGCAGAACTATTTGTATACCCATCGTTTTACGAGGGTTTCGGGTTACCCGTAACCGAGGCTTTGCTAAGTGGTACGCCCGTAATCACTTCCAATGTAAGTTCCTTGCCCGAAGCAGGCGGTGACGGTGCACTCTACATCGACCCTGCTGAACCGCGCGAAATATCCGCTGCCATATCTCGAGTTCTGTCTGATGATGAGCTGCGAAAATCTATGGTTGCCCGGGGTTTAGAGTATGCTCGTGCCACTTTCTCGCCGGATAAACTCACGCGTGAGGTACGCATCATTTATGAGAAATTGGGCAAACAATAG
- a CDS encoding Mobile element protein → MEEILFTPYIGVGCGIDVHKDLIVATIQRGNEVVGTKEFDGFTVSLESLRDWCKDAGVTHIAMESTGIYWKPVFNILEDDFEVILVNARHVKNVPGHKTDKKDSKWLSKLLVSGLLKGSFIPPRDIRDLRDLVRYKKKLVAHGASEKNRIIKILEDCNIKLSSVLSDVDGAVGRNIISALIDGESDVNQLMRFYHGKIKTPRSEFVKALQGKVSDHHRFMLQFHRDVIANDDAMLERLDAEIAKAVSDYEVELELLETIPGVGRDSAIGIISEIGVDMERFPDENHLSSYCGVSPGNNESAGKKKVQRP, encoded by the coding sequence ATGGAAGAGATACTATTTACCCCCTACATTGGGGTTGGTTGCGGGATTGATGTCCATAAGGATTTGATAGTTGCAACCATTCAACGAGGCAACGAAGTTGTCGGCACAAAGGAGTTTGACGGTTTTACCGTTTCCTTGGAATCTTTGCGTGATTGGTGCAAAGATGCGGGTGTCACTCATATTGCGATGGAGAGCACCGGTATTTATTGGAAGCCTGTGTTCAATATTTTGGAGGATGATTTTGAGGTTATTTTGGTTAATGCTCGGCACGTAAAGAATGTGCCTGGTCATAAGACCGACAAGAAGGATAGCAAATGGTTGAGCAAATTATTGGTAAGCGGACTACTCAAAGGTAGCTTTATCCCTCCACGCGACATAAGAGATTTACGAGATTTAGTTCGCTACAAGAAGAAGTTAGTAGCTCATGGTGCATCAGAGAAGAATCGTATAATCAAGATATTGGAGGATTGCAATATCAAGTTATCAAGTGTATTGAGTGATGTTGATGGAGCCGTTGGTCGCAATATCATCAGTGCATTGATAGATGGAGAGAGTGATGTAAATCAATTAATGCGGTTTTATCACGGCAAGATAAAGACACCTCGTAGTGAGTTTGTCAAAGCTTTGCAGGGTAAGGTTAGCGATCATCATCGTTTTATGTTGCAGTTTCATCGAGATGTGATAGCTAATGATGATGCTATGTTGGAGCGGTTGGATGCAGAAATAGCCAAGGCTGTTTCTGATTATGAAGTTGAATTGGAGCTATTGGAGACCATACCGGGTGTTGGGCGAGATAGTGCCATTGGTATTATAAGCGAGATAGGTGTTGATATGGAACGATTTCCTGATGAGAACCATTTAAGTTCTTATTGTGGTGTAAGTCCGGGCAATAATGAGAGTGCGGGTAAAAAAAAAGTACAAAGACCATAA